In one Silene latifolia isolate original U9 population chromosome 10, ASM4854445v1, whole genome shotgun sequence genomic region, the following are encoded:
- the LOC141604616 gene encoding uncharacterized protein LOC141604616, with translation MKTDRKPPLARSPMRPRSRRALKPSNTNTPLRTPTARMTKPQMKSTDIMAEHQAISVELSALSKMVQDELAAMNAKNNYSTGTTKLGSGFEKGQFYDEYIAMRNERLRKKKAGNEVDEPKAAYSLRVKVDASNKKVFKKKAESIRKSVAASPAIYTVDRSQHPRYSLRSTAKKPPLPVPMNVEEQTPARKTAAVSRSRRK, from the exons ATGAAGACTGATCGGAAGCCTCCCCTTGCTAGATCTCCGATGCGGCCTCGCTCTCGCCGCGCTCTTAAACCGTCTAACACAAACACCCCTTTGCGTACTCCAACTG CTAGAATGACCAAACCCCAGATGAAATCAACAGATATAATGGCAGAACATCAAGCAATTTCAGTAGAATTAAGTGCTTTGTCAAAAATGGTGCAAGATGAACTTGCTGCAATGAATGCCAAGAACAACTATTCAACTGGTACAACAAAGTTAGGGTCTGGATTCGAGAAGGGTCAATTCTACGACGAGTACATTGCAATGAGGAATGAAAGACTAAGGAAAAAGAAAGCCGGAAATGAGGTGGATGAACCGAAAGCTGCCTACAGTCTTAGGGTTAAGGTTGATGCATCGAATAAGAAGGTATTCAAGAAAAAAGCCGAAAGTATAAGGAAATCTGTTGCTGCTAGTCCTGCTATTTATACTGTGGACCGGAGTCAGCATCCTCGGTATTCATTGAGGAGTACTGCTAAGAAGCCGCCATTGCCTGTGCCTATGAATGTCGAGGAGCAGACGCCTGCAAGGAAGACTGCTGCTGTTTCGAGATCAAGGAGAAAGTGA
- the LOC141604617 gene encoding uncharacterized protein LOC141604617, which produces MDCFTSRCWIFLFYLFYCPIFSIVHSQTDRNSSIITPINRDLYHSSADLMKEIDALVHRHPNKFTIDRFEADNKGYQAKVAVVTYCRDRNEDYKTKFRILLTFGQHGRELITSELALRILSILSEEEFLPNMDRTSLNNTLNQLLIKVVPMENLNGRKLVEAGDLCERRNGRGVDLNRNWSVDWGKKEKDYDPYEENPGNGPFSEPETQIMRKLALSFEPHVWVNVHSGMEALFMPYDHKNTTPDGAPSLKMRALVTALNHRHFRDRCMIGSGGGSVGYLAHGTATDYIYDVAKVPMAFTFEIYGNESASSKDCFRMFNPTDQHTFKRVLNDWSAAFFTIFKLVPRQLGEANSERESAKWVSIDDYLDGYLMGRRNRYGKKMEVFDLGLQEIRSYFRLFMLSCVILLFMFCSRISKSKLQRP; this is translated from the exons ATGGATTGTTTTACCTCTAGATGTTGGATCTTTCTTTTTTACCTTTTTTACTGTCCAATTTTTTCAATTGTTCATTCTCAAACTGATCGTAACTCCTCCATTATTACTCCCATTAACCGCGATCTTTATCATTCAAG TGCTGATTTGATGAAGGAGATTGATGCGTTGGTTCATCGTCATCCAAATAAGTTTACT ATAGATAGATTTGAAGCTGATAATAAAGGGTACCAAGCTAAGGTAGCTGTTGTAACATATTGTAGGGATAGAAATGAAGATTACAAGACCAAATTCCGAATCCTTCTT ACTTTTGGACAGCATGGAAGGGAGCTCATTACATCTGAGCTTGCCTTGCGAATCCTATCTATTTTGAGTGAGGAAGAGTTTCTTCCCAATATGGACCGAACATCGTTGAATAACACACTCAACCAGCTTTTAATCAAG GTTGTACCAATGGAAAACTTGAACGGACGAAAGCTTGTGGAAGCAGGGGATCTTTGTGAAAGAAGAAATG GAAGAGGAGTTGATCTCAACCGTAACTGGAGTGTAGACTGGGGGAAAAAGGAGAAG GATTATGACCCTTATGAAGAAAATCCTGGAAATGGCCCTTTCAGTGAACCTGAGACACAAATCATGCGGAAACTGGCCCTGTCATTTGAGCCACATGTTTGGGTTAATGTGCACTCTGGGATGGAG GCTTTGTTTATGCCATATGACCACAAAAACACGACTCCAGATGGAGCACCTTCACTTAAGATGAGAGCATTGGTCACAGCATTGAATCATAGGCACTTCCGAGATCGTTGCATGATTGGTTCAGGAGGAGGCTCAGTTGG GTATCTTGCCCACGGGACGGCGACTGACTACATTTATGACGTGGCTAAAGTACCGATGGCTTTCACATTCGAG ATTTACGGAAATGAATCAGCATCATCGAAGGACTGCTTCAGAATGTTTAACCCAACAGATCAACACACTTTTAAG AGAGTTCTTAATGACTGGTCAGCTgcattcttcacaattttcaAGTTGGTGCCACGACAGTTGGGAGAAGCGAATTCCGAGAGAGAATCCGCGAAATGGGTTTCCATTGACGACTACTTAGATGGATATCTAATGGGGAGACGCAATCGATATGGGAAGAAGATGGAGGTGTTTGATCTGGGATTACAAGAGATCAGATCGTATTTTCGACTTTTCATGTTGTCTTGTGTTATATTGTTGTTTATGTTCTGTAGTAGAATCTCTAAGAGCAAGCTTCAGAGGCCTTAA